Proteins from one Faecalibacterium sp. I3-3-33 genomic window:
- the dnaA gene encoding chromosomal replication initiator protein DnaA, whose amino-acid sequence MDSFKDVLEAAQMYCKAQMAEPTYNLYIDGLEPISFEDSSHITLSVRNDFICKIVTDRYLGLLKEAFKSVLGFDVDITLVVPSTPPHEVVLAQQYEANPASPQGNYEFTFENFIKGPSNQFAFAAAQAVAANPSGAYNPLFIYGGSGLGKTHLLTAIQTEIKRTHPDFVIMYVTCEQFTNELIAAIRAGSTEDFRMKYRVADLLLVDDIQFIAGKESTQEEFFHTFNSLHDAHKQIVIASDRPAKEIKSLEERLRTRFEWGLTADVQPPDFETRVAIVKRKAELLHLDLPEDVAEFIANHLKNNIRQLEGAVKKLNAYYMLEGIQPVISVAQNAIKDILNETQPVPVTIEKIIGEVSRTFNVSPADIRGTKRNANVASARRVAIYILREVTGMSMEEIGREFSGRDHSTIVYSLKTMERDMKNDQHLRETVSDIIKNVKA is encoded by the coding sequence ATGGATTCTTTCAAGGACGTTTTAGAAGCGGCCCAGATGTACTGCAAGGCGCAGATGGCCGAGCCAACGTACAATCTCTATATCGACGGGTTGGAGCCCATCAGCTTTGAGGACTCCAGCCATATCACCCTGTCGGTGCGCAACGATTTTATCTGCAAGATCGTCACCGACCGGTACCTCGGCCTGCTCAAGGAGGCCTTCAAGTCCGTGCTGGGTTTTGATGTGGACATCACCCTTGTGGTGCCCAGCACCCCGCCCCACGAGGTGGTGCTGGCCCAGCAGTACGAGGCAAACCCCGCCTCTCCGCAGGGCAACTACGAATTCACCTTTGAAAACTTCATCAAGGGGCCGTCCAACCAGTTTGCGTTTGCTGCTGCGCAGGCTGTGGCGGCAAACCCTTCCGGGGCCTATAACCCCCTGTTCATCTACGGCGGCTCCGGTCTGGGCAAGACCCATCTGCTGACCGCCATTCAGACCGAGATCAAGCGCACCCACCCCGATTTTGTCATCATGTATGTCACCTGCGAGCAGTTCACCAACGAGCTGATCGCCGCCATCCGCGCCGGCAGCACCGAGGACTTCCGCATGAAGTACCGCGTGGCAGACCTTTTGCTGGTGGACGATATCCAGTTCATCGCGGGCAAGGAGTCCACGCAGGAAGAGTTCTTCCACACCTTCAACTCCCTGCATGATGCCCACAAGCAGATCGTCATCGCTTCCGATCGCCCCGCCAAGGAGATCAAGAGCTTGGAGGAGCGTCTGCGCACCCGCTTTGAGTGGGGTCTGACCGCCGATGTGCAGCCGCCGGATTTTGAGACCCGCGTTGCCATCGTGAAGCGCAAGGCAGAGCTTTTGCATCTGGACCTGCCCGAGGACGTGGCAGAGTTCATTGCCAACCACCTGAAAAACAACATCCGCCAGCTGGAAGGCGCGGTGAAAAAGCTGAACGCCTATTATATGCTGGAGGGCATCCAGCCGGTGATCAGCGTGGCGCAGAACGCCATCAAGGATATCCTCAACGAGACCCAGCCGGTGCCGGTGACCATCGAAAAGATCATCGGCGAGGTGTCCCGCACCTTCAACGTGTCCCCTGCCGACATCCGGGGCACCAAGCGCAACGCCAATGTGGCTTCCGCCCGGCGCGTGGCCATCTATATCCTGCGGGAGGTCACCGGCATGAGCATGGAGGAGATCGGGCGGGAATTCTCCGGCCGCGACCACTCCACCATCGTCTACTCCCTCAAGACCATGGAGCGGGACATGAAGAACGACCAGCATCTGAGGGAGACTGTGAGCGATATCATCAAGAACGTGAAGGCGTAA
- the dnaN gene encoding DNA polymerase III subunit beta, whose product MNIVCDKTLLSAAIDGVSKAVTMRSSIPVLEGILLKAEGFQLTLTGYDLEMGIVTTIEANIKEPGEIVLNAKLLSSMISRMPAGQISIVAADNGKTTIQSGVAQFEIQSMPATDFPDLPNTGAEQTLTIKTGVLRDMIDRTLYAVSQDEKKPAHTGELFEIELDKLTIVALDGYRLAIVERPITAVKDIRIIVPSKTMTEVSHLLANDDEEDVHISANRRYVVFTTAGYTIMSRLIEGEFLNYRNVIPAGSRTRVTIDTKDFISTIERASLIITERLKNPLRISFTEGKVVVRCQTNLGRVVDEFSAACEGDEVEIGFNNRYLLDALRNARTEQVRMEISGPLSPVKVLPVEGNDFLYLVLPVRFKND is encoded by the coding sequence TTGAACATCGTCTGCGATAAAACACTGCTCAGTGCAGCCATCGACGGCGTTTCCAAAGCTGTCACCATGCGCTCGTCCATCCCGGTGCTGGAGGGCATTCTGCTGAAGGCCGAGGGCTTTCAGCTCACCCTGACCGGCTACGATCTGGAAATGGGCATCGTGACTACCATCGAAGCCAACATCAAGGAGCCGGGCGAGATCGTGCTGAACGCAAAGCTGCTCAGCAGCATGATCAGCCGGATGCCGGCAGGTCAGATCAGCATCGTGGCTGCCGATAACGGCAAGACCACCATCCAGAGCGGCGTGGCACAGTTCGAGATCCAGTCCATGCCGGCCACCGATTTCCCGGATCTGCCCAACACCGGCGCGGAGCAGACCCTGACCATCAAGACCGGCGTGCTGCGGGATATGATCGACCGCACCCTGTACGCCGTCAGTCAGGACGAGAAAAAACCCGCCCACACCGGCGAACTGTTCGAGATCGAGCTGGACAAGCTGACCATCGTGGCGCTGGACGGCTACCGTCTTGCCATCGTGGAGCGCCCCATCACTGCCGTGAAGGACATCCGCATCATCGTGCCCAGCAAAACCATGACCGAGGTCTCCCACCTGCTGGCCAACGATGACGAAGAGGACGTGCACATCAGTGCCAACCGCCGCTATGTGGTGTTCACCACCGCCGGTTACACCATCATGAGCCGCCTGATCGAGGGCGAATTCCTGAATTACCGCAACGTCATCCCCGCCGGAAGCCGCACCCGTGTGACCATCGACACCAAGGATTTTATCTCCACCATCGAGCGCGCCTCTCTGATTATTACAGAACGTTTAAAAAATCCTCTCCGCATCTCCTTTACAGAGGGTAAAGTCGTGGTGCGCTGCCAGACCAACCTCGGCCGCGTGGTGGACGAGTTCAGCGCCGCCTGCGAGGGCGACGAGGTAGAGATCGGCTTCAATAACCGCTATCTGCTGGATGCTTTGCGCAACGCCCGCACCGAGCAGGTGCGCATGGAGATCAGCGGCCCGTTGAGCCCGGTGAAGGTGCTGCCGGTAGAGGGCAACGACTTTTTGTATCTGGTACTGCCGGTACGCTTTAAAAACGACTAA
- a CDS encoding RNA-binding S4 domain-containing protein codes for MQKILIHTEFIKLDALLKFAGLCETGGEAKELVQGGAVKVNGEVCTMRGKKCRAGDIIELDGQSVEIGQGQ; via the coding sequence ATGCAGAAGATTCTCATTCATACCGAGTTTATCAAGCTGGATGCCCTGCTCAAATTTGCCGGCCTGTGCGAGACCGGCGGTGAAGCCAAAGAGCTGGTGCAGGGCGGTGCTGTGAAGGTGAACGGCGAGGTGTGCACCATGCGGGGCAAAAAGTGCCGCGCCGGGGACATCATCGAGCTGGACGGGCAGAGCGTAGAGATCGGGCAGGGTCAGTAA
- the recF gene encoding DNA replication/repair protein RecF (All proteins in this family for which functions are known are DNA-binding proteins that assist the filamentation of RecA onto DNA for the initiation of recombination or recombinational repair.) produces the protein MRLLSLEVQNYRNICAARLEPGRELTVICGNNGQGKTNLLEAIWLLTGGKSFRGGKDAELVRRGEAFAVLEADTQRDRPEGCEPAEPAHIRMTVGTPEAAKPGRYAAVNGAAPKRAAALAGSFPAVVFDPGHLSLVKGAPEGRRKFLDAALCQLYPGYLASYRRYVRVLQQKNALLRHSANGQERPYAEKRTLLEVLNTELAAQGEALQQRRREYLELLAPRACANYAELSHGAERMSIRYAAQFAPGGLAALLRQRQEEELRAGQSLCGIHREDLELLLDDQPARVYASQGQQRSVVLSLKMAEAAAAAQITGEHPVLLLDDVLSELDEGRKQYLLTCMKEKQTFVTSCDDTDFLKTDGEVYRMDGGVLNRV, from the coding sequence ATGCGTCTGCTTTCGCTGGAAGTACAGAACTATCGCAATATTTGTGCGGCACGGCTGGAGCCCGGCCGGGAGCTTACCGTCATCTGCGGCAACAACGGTCAGGGCAAGACGAACCTTCTGGAAGCCATCTGGCTGCTGACCGGCGGCAAAAGCTTCCGGGGCGGCAAGGACGCCGAGCTTGTGCGCCGGGGAGAAGCATTCGCGGTGCTGGAAGCCGACACCCAGCGGGACCGGCCGGAAGGCTGCGAGCCCGCTGAGCCTGCCCACATCCGCATGACCGTGGGCACCCCGGAGGCCGCAAAGCCCGGCCGCTATGCGGCGGTGAACGGCGCAGCGCCCAAGCGGGCGGCGGCACTGGCGGGCAGCTTTCCGGCGGTGGTGTTCGACCCCGGCCACCTGAGCCTTGTCAAGGGGGCACCGGAGGGGCGGCGCAAGTTTCTGGACGCTGCGCTGTGCCAGCTGTACCCCGGGTATCTGGCAAGCTACCGCCGCTATGTGCGGGTTTTGCAGCAAAAAAATGCGCTGCTGCGCCACTCCGCAAACGGGCAGGAGCGCCCCTACGCGGAAAAGCGCACCCTGCTGGAAGTGCTCAACACCGAGCTTGCCGCGCAGGGCGAAGCCTTGCAGCAGCGGCGGCGGGAGTATCTGGAACTGCTGGCTCCCCGCGCCTGTGCCAACTACGCGGAGCTTTCCCACGGGGCGGAGCGGATGAGCATCCGCTATGCCGCCCAGTTTGCGCCGGGCGGGCTTGCCGCACTGCTGCGTCAGCGGCAGGAGGAGGAGCTGCGCGCCGGGCAGAGCCTGTGCGGCATCCACCGCGAGGACTTGGAGCTGCTGCTGGACGACCAGCCTGCCCGGGTGTATGCCAGTCAGGGACAGCAGCGCAGCGTGGTGCTGAGCCTGAAAATGGCCGAAGCCGCCGCAGCCGCGCAGATCACCGGGGAGCACCCGGTACTGCTGCTGGATGATGTGCTGAGCGAGCTGGACGAAGGGCGCAAACAGTACCTGCTTACCTGCATGAAGGAAAAGCAGACCTTTGTGACCAGCTGCGATGACACGGACTTTTTAAAGACCGACGGCGAGGTGTACCGCATGGACGGCGGGGTGCTGAACCGGGTCTGA
- the remB gene encoding extracellular matrix regulator RemB: MYIHLGRDYVLNDRDIIGIFDLETTTTSPRGREFLNYAQKNGAVVSLSDELPQCYVLADGGLVDAVYLSELSSAAMRRRAQKMVE, translated from the coding sequence ATGTATATTCATCTGGGGCGGGACTATGTCCTGAACGACCGTGACATCATCGGGATCTTTGATCTGGAAACCACCACCACCTCCCCCCGGGGGCGGGAGTTTCTGAACTACGCCCAGAAGAACGGGGCGGTGGTCAGCCTTTCGGACGAGCTGCCCCAGTGCTATGTGCTGGCAGACGGCGGGCTTGTGGATGCAGTGTATCTTTCGGAGCTGTCCAGCGCCGCCATGCGCCGCAGAGCGCAAAAGATGGTGGAGTGA